In Achromobacter spanius, the following proteins share a genomic window:
- the hydA gene encoding dihydropyrimidinase, whose protein sequence is MTDFDLTLHNGRIITAEADFMGDIGIVDGVITAISTTLPPGKRAIDVAGRLVMPGGIDSHCHVEQLSSMGVLCADDWYSASVSAAHGGNTTIVPFAAQHRGQSLRQVADDYAASAAAKSVIDFSYHLIISDPTPQTLNHDLPELIRAGITSFKVFMTYDKLKLDDKQLLDVFAIAAREGALPMVHAENNDVISWIARHLLAAGHTAPKYHAVSHDPIAENEATQRAISLASVLEVPVLIVHVSTQGGAQAIHAAQTLGAPVYGETCPHYLLLTAEDIDIPGVEGAKFCCSPPPRDPVSQQALWQSLDSGTLALLSSDHAPYRYDESGKLPAGDATTFKQIANGLPGLEVRMPLLFSEGVRSGRLSLQQFVQLTSTNHARMYGLYPKKGTISVGADADIAIWDPERVVALTADGLHDNVGYTPYEGRTVTGWPTTVISRGEVIVDDGVLHAERGRGRFIARGLPAPLQKAREISPRAALLRKIFPNMVEP, encoded by the coding sequence ATGACCGACTTCGATCTGACTCTGCACAACGGCCGCATCATCACGGCGGAAGCCGATTTCATGGGTGATATCGGCATTGTCGACGGCGTTATCACCGCGATTTCCACGACGCTGCCGCCAGGCAAACGCGCCATCGACGTCGCCGGTCGACTGGTCATGCCCGGTGGCATCGATAGCCACTGCCACGTTGAACAACTGTCCAGCATGGGCGTGCTGTGCGCCGATGACTGGTACAGCGCATCCGTGTCCGCGGCCCATGGTGGCAACACCACTATCGTTCCGTTCGCTGCCCAGCACCGGGGCCAGTCGCTGCGCCAGGTGGCGGATGACTATGCCGCCTCGGCCGCCGCGAAGTCGGTCATCGACTTCAGCTATCACCTGATCATCTCCGACCCCACGCCGCAGACGCTCAACCACGATCTGCCCGAACTCATCCGCGCCGGCATCACGTCGTTCAAGGTCTTCATGACCTACGACAAGCTGAAGCTGGACGACAAGCAGTTGCTGGATGTGTTCGCCATCGCCGCGCGCGAAGGCGCCTTGCCGATGGTGCACGCCGAGAACAATGACGTGATCAGCTGGATTGCGCGTCATCTGCTGGCCGCGGGCCACACGGCGCCGAAGTACCACGCGGTCAGTCACGACCCTATTGCCGAGAACGAAGCCACGCAGCGCGCCATCAGCCTGGCGTCCGTGCTGGAAGTGCCGGTGCTGATCGTGCACGTGTCGACCCAGGGCGGGGCGCAGGCGATCCATGCCGCGCAGACGCTGGGTGCGCCGGTGTACGGCGAGACTTGCCCGCACTACCTGCTGCTGACGGCGGAAGATATTGATATTCCCGGCGTCGAAGGCGCCAAGTTCTGCTGCAGTCCGCCGCCGCGCGATCCGGTGTCGCAGCAGGCGCTGTGGCAAAGCCTGGACAGCGGCACGCTGGCGCTGTTGTCGTCCGACCATGCGCCGTACCGCTACGACGAGTCGGGCAAGCTGCCCGCCGGCGACGCCACCACCTTCAAGCAGATCGCCAACGGCCTGCCGGGGTTGGAAGTGCGCATGCCGTTGCTGTTTTCCGAAGGCGTGCGCAGCGGCCGGCTGAGCTTGCAGCAATTCGTGCAACTGACATCTACCAACCACGCCCGCATGTACGGTCTGTATCCGAAGAAGGGCACGATTTCCGTCGGCGCGGATGCCGACATCGCCATCTGGGACCCCGAGCGTGTTGTCGCGTTGACCGCTGATGGTCTGCACGACAACGTGGGCTATACGCCGTATGAAGGGCGCACGGTGACCGGTTGGCCCACCACCGTGATCAGCCGGGGCGAAGTGATTGTGGACGACGGCGTGCTGCAC
- a CDS encoding MbcA/ParS/Xre antitoxin family protein, with protein MPAPRDAASAVTLALDERLTRVLGHAQPPASLRGAAVLLQALRQAFPDDLARWFPLMPAGMPQGMPGIPESAAAQSPPAWGLDLADLRVLHRAIRVVWLAELVFGDREQAVRWLGTPKRRLLGRVPLRVCQHGRYAALIEEWLVDIDEGNGP; from the coding sequence TTGCCCGCGCCCCGTGACGCGGCAAGCGCCGTCACGCTGGCGCTGGACGAACGCCTGACGCGGGTGCTGGGCCACGCGCAGCCGCCCGCCAGCTTGCGAGGCGCGGCGGTGTTATTGCAGGCGCTGCGCCAGGCGTTCCCGGATGATCTTGCGCGCTGGTTTCCGTTGATGCCTGCGGGCATGCCACAGGGAATGCCGGGAATTCCAGAATCCGCGGCCGCGCAGTCACCGCCCGCGTGGGGGCTGGACCTGGCCGACCTGCGGGTGTTGCATCGCGCGATCCGCGTGGTGTGGTTGGCCGAGCTGGTGTTCGGCGACCGTGAACAGGCGGTTCGCTGGCTTGGCACACCCAAGCGGCGGCTGCTTGGACGGGTACCGTTGCGGGTGTGCCAGCACGGGCGCTATGCCGCCCTGATCGAAGAATGGCTAGTGGATATTGACGAAGGAAACGGCCCATGA
- a CDS encoding sensor histidine kinase, producing MFADLNHLSHHAAWRRQLEMLLESAGEGIYGIDLRGRCIFINGAGATLLGYTPDEVVGRNMHYLIHHSHANRALMPVHDCRIFQAFREGRGVRVDDEVLWRRDGSCFDAQYASYPIRNEQEVVGAVVTFSDITDRKRIERELHSTQALLERRVGERTAELSNAHDSLRRLSSHLSTLREEERTHIARNIHDDLGASFTALQLDLNWLRRQLGATPALQTHVDRMLEVTQTAMGATRRILSDLRPVVLDHLGLWAALETLLQDLQTRTGLQCRYLCPPDTERRRLDRNAEIAVYRIVQELLTNVQRHACARSVSVSAVWSDDGLLLTVEDDGIGMQLPEARHTFGILGMRERARGIGGDLALDSAPGAGMRARLRLNPTRA from the coding sequence ATGTTCGCCGACCTGAACCATCTATCCCATCACGCCGCCTGGCGTCGCCAGTTGGAAATGCTGCTGGAATCCGCTGGCGAAGGCATTTACGGGATTGATCTGCGTGGCCGTTGCATCTTCATCAACGGCGCCGGCGCCACCTTGCTGGGCTACACCCCCGACGAAGTCGTTGGCCGCAACATGCACTACCTCATCCATCACTCCCACGCCAACCGCGCCCTGATGCCCGTGCATGACTGCCGCATCTTCCAGGCCTTTCGCGAAGGCCGCGGCGTGCGCGTGGACGACGAAGTGCTCTGGCGCCGCGACGGTTCCTGCTTTGATGCCCAATACGCCTCCTACCCCATCCGCAACGAACAGGAAGTTGTCGGCGCCGTCGTCACGTTTTCAGACATCACCGACCGCAAGCGCATCGAACGTGAACTGCACAGCACCCAGGCCCTGCTGGAACGCCGCGTCGGCGAACGCACCGCCGAACTCAGCAACGCCCATGATTCCCTGCGGCGCCTGTCCTCCCACCTATCCACCCTGCGCGAAGAAGAACGCACCCACATCGCCCGCAACATCCATGACGACCTGGGCGCCTCCTTCACCGCCCTGCAACTGGACCTGAACTGGCTGCGCCGCCAACTCGGCGCCACGCCCGCCCTGCAAACCCACGTCGACCGCATGCTGGAAGTCACCCAGACCGCCATGGGCGCCACCCGCCGCATCCTCAGCGACCTGCGCCCCGTCGTCCTTGACCATCTGGGCCTGTGGGCCGCCCTGGAAACCCTGCTGCAAGACCTGCAAACCCGCACCGGCCTGCAATGCCGCTACCTGTGCCCGCCCGACACCGAACGCCGCCGCCTTGACCGCAACGCCGAGATCGCCGTCTACCGCATCGTCCAGGAACTGCTGACCAACGTGCAGCGTCACGCCTGCGCCCGCAGCGTCAGCGTCAGCGCCGTCTGGAGCGACGACGGCCTGCTGCTTACCGTGGAAGACGACGGCATCGGCATGCAACTGCCCGAAGCCCGCCACACCTTCGGCATCCTTGGCATGCGCGAACGTGCCCGCGGCATCGGCGGAGACCTTGCCCTGGACAGCGCCCCCGGCGCCGGCATGCGCGCCCGCCTGCGCCTGAATCCTACCCGCGCCTGA
- the cynS gene encoding cyanase, which yields MSRAEVTELVVTRKLEKKLSWSAIAEAVGQSKEWTTAALLGQMTLTEEQALAAARILDLPDDAVVQLQVVPYKGSLPTTVPTDPLIYRFYELINVYGTTFKALINEEFGDGIMSAIDFKMDLQREADPKGDRVQIVMSGKFLPYKMY from the coding sequence ATGTCCCGCGCTGAAGTGACCGAACTGGTCGTTACCCGCAAACTGGAAAAAAAGCTGTCCTGGAGCGCCATCGCTGAAGCCGTTGGCCAAAGCAAGGAATGGACCACCGCCGCGCTGCTGGGCCAGATGACGCTGACCGAGGAACAAGCCCTGGCCGCCGCCCGCATCCTGGACCTGCCCGACGACGCCGTGGTGCAGTTGCAAGTGGTGCCCTACAAGGGCTCGCTGCCCACCACGGTGCCCACCGACCCGCTGATCTACCGCTTCTATGAGCTGATCAACGTCTACGGCACCACGTTCAAGGCCTTGATCAATGAAGAATTCGGCGACGGCATCATGAGCGCCATCGATTTCAAGATGGACTTGCAGCGCGAAGCCGACCCCAAGGGCGATCGCGTGCAGATCGTGATGAGCGGCAAGTTCCTGCCGTACAAGATGTATTGA
- a CDS encoding CmpA/NrtA family ABC transporter substrate-binding protein, whose protein sequence is MSLFSNPFDANSRLACGCGRHASQAEHERAVQSVTDNAVDQAVMRALFPEDGLRRRFLRAVGGGTAMAAIASIFPLAAAREAFAQSTGPLEKQKLKVGFIPITCATPIIMAHPMGFYAKQGLDVEVVKTAGWALVRDKAMSGEYDAAHMLSPMPLAISLGVGASRAVPWTMPAVENINGQAITLSMKHKDRRDPKDWKGFKFAVPFDYSMHNYLLRYYLAEHGLDPDTDVQIRSVPPPEMVANLRADNIDGFLAPDPVNQRAVYDGVGFIHTLSKNIWDGHPCCAFAASQEFVKTMPNTYQALLKSIIEATAYARNPAHRKEIAAAIAAPNYLNQPVTVVEQVLTGTYADGLGKVLTDPNRIDFDPMPWQSFAVWILTQMKRWGQVKGDIDYQKVASEVFLATDAVRLMREAGLTPPAETAKTFSVMGKPFDPAQPEAYLASFKIRRA, encoded by the coding sequence ATGTCCCTATTCAGCAATCCGTTCGACGCCAACAGCCGTCTTGCCTGCGGCTGCGGTCGCCACGCCTCGCAAGCCGAACACGAACGCGCCGTGCAATCCGTCACGGACAACGCCGTCGACCAGGCGGTGATGCGCGCCCTGTTCCCGGAAGACGGCCTGCGCCGCCGCTTCCTGCGCGCGGTGGGCGGCGGCACCGCCATGGCCGCCATTGCGTCGATCTTTCCGCTGGCCGCCGCCCGCGAAGCCTTCGCGCAATCCACCGGCCCGCTGGAAAAACAAAAGCTGAAGGTCGGCTTCATTCCCATCACCTGCGCCACGCCCATCATCATGGCGCACCCCATGGGCTTCTACGCCAAGCAAGGGCTTGACGTGGAAGTGGTCAAGACCGCCGGCTGGGCGCTGGTGCGTGACAAGGCCATGTCCGGCGAATACGACGCCGCCCACATGTTGTCCCCCATGCCGCTGGCCATCTCGCTGGGCGTCGGCGCCAGCCGCGCCGTGCCGTGGACCATGCCCGCCGTGGAAAACATCAACGGCCAGGCCATCACGCTGTCCATGAAACACAAGGACCGCCGCGACCCCAAGGACTGGAAGGGCTTCAAGTTTGCCGTGCCGTTCGACTATTCCATGCACAACTACCTGTTGCGCTACTACCTGGCCGAACACGGCCTGGACCCCGACACCGACGTGCAGATCCGTTCCGTGCCGCCCCCTGAAATGGTGGCCAACCTGCGCGCCGACAACATCGACGGCTTCCTGGCTCCTGACCCGGTCAACCAGCGCGCGGTCTACGACGGCGTGGGCTTCATCCACACCCTGTCCAAGAACATCTGGGACGGTCACCCCTGCTGCGCCTTCGCCGCCAGCCAGGAATTCGTGAAGACCATGCCCAACACCTACCAGGCCTTGTTGAAGTCCATCATCGAAGCCACCGCCTACGCCCGCAACCCAGCGCATCGCAAGGAAATCGCCGCCGCCATCGCCGCGCCCAACTACCTGAACCAGCCCGTCACCGTGGTCGAACAAGTGCTGACCGGCACCTACGCCGACGGCCTGGGCAAAGTGCTGACCGACCCCAACCGCATCGACTTCGATCCCATGCCGTGGCAGTCGTTCGCCGTGTGGATCCTGACGCAGATGAAGCGCTGGGGCCAGGTCAAGGGTGACATCGACTACCAGAAGGTCGCCAGCGAGGTCTTCCTGGCGACCGACGCCGTGCGCCTGATGCGCGAGGCCGGCCTGACCCCGCCCGCCGAAACAGCCAAGACCTTCAGCGTCATGGGCAAGCCGTTTGACCCCGCCCAGCCCGAGGCCTACCTGGCCAGCTTCAAGATCCGGAGAGCCTGA
- a CDS encoding ABC transporter ATP-binding protein, which translates to MSHAFLQVQGLGKRYPGRNGQPQPPVFENVDFDIEQGQFVCVIGHSGCGKTTILNVLAGIDDTNEGVVIMDGRQISGPSLERGVVFQAHALLPWLTALQNVEFGVRSRWPAYTLEQVREHSLRYLDMVGLAQAAGKKPSELSGGMKQRVGIARAFAIQPKMLLLDEPFGALDALTRGTIQDELRGIVQQTRQTVFMITHDVDEAILLSDRILLMSAGPYARIAESVSVDLPRDRTRASLHHEPRYYDIRNHLVDFLVDKASHKE; encoded by the coding sequence ATGAGCCATGCATTCCTGCAAGTCCAAGGCCTTGGCAAACGCTACCCGGGGCGCAACGGCCAGCCCCAGCCGCCCGTCTTCGAGAACGTTGACTTCGACATCGAGCAAGGCCAGTTCGTCTGCGTGATCGGCCATTCCGGCTGCGGCAAGACCACCATCCTGAACGTGCTGGCCGGCATCGACGACACCAACGAAGGCGTCGTCATCATGGACGGCCGCCAGATCTCGGGCCCGTCGCTCGAACGCGGCGTGGTGTTCCAGGCGCATGCGCTGCTGCCCTGGCTGACCGCGCTGCAAAACGTGGAATTCGGCGTGCGTTCGCGCTGGCCCGCCTATACCCTCGAGCAAGTGCGCGAACACAGCCTGCGCTACCTGGACATGGTGGGCCTGGCGCAGGCGGCGGGCAAGAAGCCCAGCGAACTGTCGGGCGGCATGAAGCAGCGCGTGGGTATTGCACGCGCCTTCGCCATCCAGCCCAAAATGCTGTTGCTGGACGAGCCTTTCGGCGCGCTGGACGCGTTGACGCGCGGCACCATCCAGGACGAGCTGCGCGGCATCGTGCAGCAAACCCGCCAGACCGTATTCATGATCACGCACGACGTGGACGAAGCCATTCTGCTGTCGGACCGCATCCTGCTCATGAGCGCGGGCCCATACGCCCGCATTGCCGAGTCCGTCAGCGTCGATCTGCCGCGCGACCGGACCCGCGCCAGCCTGCATCACGAACCCCGCTATTACGATATCCGCAACCATCTCGTCGACTTCCTGGTCGACAAGGCATCCCACAAGGAGTGA
- the ntrB gene encoding nitrate ABC transporter permease: MRSVQYWRATFLSVALFLAFLLLWHAATRPDAGDVTVDPAYAALVGNAAASGSKTPFPGPADVGEKLWQHLKDPFYDRGPNDKGIGVQLGYSIARVLAGFSLAALVAIPLGFLIGMSKTVYRAFDPFIQVLKPISPLAWMPLALYTIKDADTSAIFVIFICSLWPMLVNTAFGVGAVRQDWLNVARTLEVSRLRTALQVILPAAAPTIMTGMRISVGIAWLVIVAAEMLIGGTGIGYFVWNEWNNLSIANIICAIFFIGLIGMLLDTALARVARLVSYRE; the protein is encoded by the coding sequence ATGCGGTCAGTGCAATATTGGCGGGCGACGTTCCTGTCCGTCGCGCTGTTCCTGGCGTTCCTGCTGCTGTGGCACGCCGCCACGCGCCCCGATGCGGGCGACGTGACGGTGGACCCGGCCTACGCCGCGCTGGTCGGCAATGCCGCGGCCAGCGGCTCCAAGACGCCGTTTCCCGGCCCGGCCGACGTTGGCGAAAAACTGTGGCAACACCTGAAAGACCCGTTCTACGACCGTGGCCCCAACGACAAGGGCATCGGCGTGCAACTGGGCTATTCGATAGCGCGCGTGCTGGCCGGCTTCAGCCTGGCCGCGCTGGTGGCGATACCGCTGGGCTTTCTGATCGGCATGTCCAAGACCGTCTACCGCGCCTTTGACCCCTTCATCCAGGTGCTCAAACCAATTTCACCGCTGGCCTGGATGCCGCTGGCGCTCTACACCATCAAGGACGCCGACACGTCCGCCATCTTCGTGATCTTCATCTGCTCGCTGTGGCCGATGCTGGTGAATACCGCCTTCGGCGTAGGCGCCGTGCGGCAAGATTGGCTGAACGTGGCGCGCACGCTGGAAGTGTCACGCCTGCGCACCGCCTTGCAGGTGATCTTGCCCGCCGCCGCGCCCACCATCATGACCGGCATGCGCATATCCGTAGGCATCGCCTGGCTGGTGATCGTGGCCGCCGAAATGCTGATCGGCGGCACGGGCATCGGCTACTTCGTGTGGAATGAATGGAACAACCTGTCGATTGCCAACATCATCTGCGCCATCTTTTTCATCGGCCTGATCGGCATGCTGCTGGACACCGCGCTGGCTCGCGTCGCGCGGCTGGTCAGCTATCGGGAGTAA
- a CDS encoding response regulator produces MALNLLIVDDHLIIRRGLARILEEDPRVALVHEAADAPSALRALRQTRYDAMVLDVALGERDGLDVLKTVRADYPALGVVMLSVYPETQFAVRALRTGAHAYLNKGCDPDELLSALINAAAGKLYVTPTVAELLAHTVRQDSTRPPHEQLSNREFQVLQLLVAGRSVSAIGEQLALSVNTISTYRSRIFEKLGVRTLVELVAYANTHHLGAL; encoded by the coding sequence ATGGCCCTGAACCTGCTCATCGTCGACGACCACCTCATCATCCGCCGTGGCCTGGCCCGCATCCTGGAAGAAGACCCGCGCGTCGCCCTCGTACACGAAGCCGCCGACGCCCCTTCCGCCCTGCGCGCCCTGCGCCAGACCCGTTACGACGCCATGGTGCTGGACGTGGCCCTGGGCGAACGCGACGGGCTCGACGTCCTGAAAACCGTGCGCGCCGACTACCCCGCCCTGGGCGTCGTCATGCTGTCCGTCTACCCCGAAACCCAGTTCGCCGTGCGCGCCCTGCGCACCGGCGCCCACGCCTACCTGAACAAAGGCTGCGACCCCGACGAACTGCTGTCCGCCCTGATCAACGCCGCCGCCGGCAAGCTCTACGTCACCCCCACCGTGGCCGAACTGCTGGCCCACACCGTGCGCCAAGACAGCACCCGCCCCCCGCACGAACAACTGTCCAACCGCGAATTCCAGGTCTTGCAATTGCTGGTGGCCGGCCGTTCGGTATCCGCCATCGGCGAACAGCTGGCCCTGTCGGTCAACACCATCTCCACCTACCGCAGCCGCATCTTCGAAAAGCTCGGCGTGCGCACGCTCGTGGAACTGGTGGCCTACGCCAACACGCACCACCTGGGTGCGCTGTAG
- a CDS encoding peptidylprolyl isomerase: protein MTKTLTSNKQLRVTAAVLLIAVLAGAVALMRGNDAQSSEPAPALAKAVPSAAPVASPPVASPPVTSPPGATATKVAAAAPAPQVPAIATLGAVRVERDELMRQLQALPPQARQQLQDNRAGLDQWLRGRLAEKALIEQARAQGWQDKPEIKQAVQAAQERIVVQSYLESVSRAPDDYPGDAELQAAYERAKPQLTEPAQYRVSQIFLPAPLGDADAVAAARKQALDLAKRAQAPKADFAALAQANSRDETTRAQGGDIGYVPLTQLTPEMRPVVQQMKAGDVSAPVQSAAGFHILKLAAQRPASVTPFDQVRPALRAALRNQRQELAARAYMEGLLNAGTVSIDGAALNAAFEQNAVTQASAPSVARAP from the coding sequence ATGACCAAGACTCTGACTTCCAACAAGCAACTGCGCGTGACGGCTGCCGTGCTGCTTATCGCCGTGCTGGCGGGCGCGGTGGCGTTGATGCGCGGCAACGATGCCCAAAGCAGCGAGCCCGCTCCGGCACTGGCCAAAGCCGTGCCGTCCGCCGCGCCCGTCGCCTCACCGCCCGTTGCTTCACCGCCCGTTACTTCACCGCCCGGCGCCACGGCGACCAAGGTCGCGGCGGCGGCTCCGGCTCCCCAAGTGCCGGCCATCGCCACCTTGGGCGCCGTGCGTGTCGAACGCGATGAACTGATGCGCCAATTGCAGGCCTTGCCGCCGCAGGCGCGTCAGCAATTGCAGGACAACCGCGCGGGCCTGGACCAGTGGCTGCGCGGGCGTCTGGCCGAGAAGGCGCTGATCGAGCAGGCGCGCGCGCAGGGCTGGCAGGACAAGCCCGAGATCAAACAGGCAGTCCAGGCTGCGCAGGAACGCATCGTGGTGCAAAGCTATCTGGAATCCGTCAGCCGCGCACCGGACGATTATCCCGGCGACGCGGAGCTGCAAGCGGCTTACGAACGCGCCAAACCGCAACTGACCGAGCCGGCGCAGTACCGCGTCAGCCAGATTTTCCTGCCCGCGCCGTTGGGTGATGCCGATGCGGTGGCGGCGGCGCGTAAGCAGGCGCTGGACCTGGCCAAGCGGGCGCAGGCGCCCAAGGCCGACTTCGCGGCGCTGGCGCAGGCCAATTCACGCGACGAGACCACGCGCGCGCAGGGCGGCGATATCGGCTATGTGCCGTTGACGCAGTTGACGCCGGAAATGCGTCCGGTGGTGCAGCAGATGAAAGCGGGCGACGTGTCCGCCCCGGTGCAGTCTGCCGCCGGTTTCCACATCCTGAAGCTGGCGGCGCAGCGGCCGGCCAGCGTGACACCGTTCGACCAAGTCAGGCCGGCGCTGCGTGCCGCCCTGCGTAACCAACGTCAGGAACTGGCCGCGCGGGCCTATATGGAGGGTTTGCTGAATGCCGGAACCGTCAGCATCGATGGCGCTGCCCTCAATGCCGCGTTTGAACAAAACGCGGTTACCCAGGCCAGCGCGCCGTCCGTTGCCCGCGCCCCGTGA
- a CDS encoding RES family NAD+ phosphorylase has translation MIALWRLSNAQDLQPRARPAGRWHEAGAPVTVLDASPAAAVLARLALAEVAHPGALPRDYRLLEVRAPGRAVGVAEPPLHWQTDLRATRAVGDAWLAGGDTLLLRVPTATGGVQYLMNTTHPQMGQCTVVSSVAYPYAPHLGGVVRAVRDGAAWLAAACEGATAD, from the coding sequence ATGATTGCGCTGTGGCGCTTGAGCAATGCCCAGGACCTGCAGCCGCGCGCGCGGCCGGCGGGCCGTTGGCACGAGGCGGGCGCCCCGGTGACCGTGTTGGACGCAAGCCCGGCCGCCGCGGTGCTCGCGCGACTGGCGTTGGCCGAGGTGGCGCATCCAGGCGCCTTGCCACGCGATTACCGGCTGCTGGAGGTACGGGCGCCCGGCCGCGCGGTGGGCGTGGCCGAGCCACCGCTGCATTGGCAGACCGATCTGCGCGCCACGCGGGCCGTGGGCGACGCCTGGCTGGCGGGCGGTGACACCCTGCTGCTGCGCGTGCCGACCGCCACGGGCGGCGTCCAGTACTTGATGAACACTACGCATCCACAAATGGGGCAATGCACGGTCGTGTCATCGGTGGCCTATCCCTACGCGCCGCACCTCGGCGGCGTTGTCCGCGCGGTGCGGGACGGCGCCGCCTGGCTGGCCGCGGCATGCGAGGGCGCCACGGCGGACTAG
- a CDS encoding YbjN domain-containing protein — translation MTESNLILDVNAERLQALLQSVGYRVTLSEQNGMVQLLSASQGVGFAARMGNPAQQEGHYLDYTLSCALRVQGDLPAGLADRWNVEKRFARLSVQGVFLVLELDVIVAGGVSESYLRATTELWDRLLQEFLLFLRANASAEHGEAAQAEAQAEQHTEQQAQQQADEADAAETTAAA, via the coding sequence ATGACCGAATCGAACCTGATTCTTGATGTGAACGCCGAACGCCTGCAAGCCCTGCTGCAATCCGTTGGCTACCGCGTGACGCTGTCCGAGCAGAACGGCATGGTGCAACTGTTGAGCGCCAGCCAGGGCGTGGGCTTTGCCGCCCGCATGGGCAACCCGGCCCAGCAGGAAGGCCATTATCTGGACTACACGCTGAGCTGCGCGTTGCGTGTGCAAGGGGACCTGCCGGCCGGTCTGGCCGACCGATGGAACGTGGAAAAGCGCTTTGCCCGCCTGTCGGTGCAGGGTGTGTTCCTGGTGCTGGAACTGGACGTGATCGTGGCCGGCGGCGTGTCGGAATCTTACTTGCGCGCCACGACCGAACTGTGGGACCGCTTGCTGCAAGAGTTTCTGTTGTTCTTGCGCGCGAATGCGTCGGCCGAGCACGGCGAGGCGGCGCAAGCTGAGGCGCAGGCCGAACAGCACACCGAACAGCAAGCCCAGCAGCAAGCCGACGAGGCCGACGCAGCCGAGACAACGGCGGCGGCGTAA
- the pdxK gene encoding pyridoxine/pyridoxal/pyridoxamine kinase, with the protein MTAISAAPTPGAALPAFTAQVDVISIQSQVVYGYVGNNAAMPIFRRAGLRAIAVPTVVLSNTPHYPTLHGGAVPLDWFAGLLKGLDERGVTRVARAVVCGYLGQPGQADLLASWLPALRAARPDVRVHIDPVMGDRNDGLYVDAGLVAQYRSLLVPLADGMTPNHFELEMLVGRPLATMDEVAAAARELIALGPQWIVVTSAAPMAAEPGALQLAVVTRDTLNVVTHPEIAIPPSVHGTGDVFMASLTARLLTGQDLLEAAREAAAQVTATLQRTRELGWEELAVEG; encoded by the coding sequence ATGACCGCCATTTCCGCTGCCCCCACGCCCGGCGCAGCGTTGCCCGCCTTCACCGCGCAGGTGGACGTCATTTCCATCCAATCCCAAGTCGTCTACGGCTATGTCGGCAACAACGCCGCCATGCCGATCTTCCGCCGCGCGGGCCTGCGCGCCATCGCCGTGCCCACGGTGGTGCTGAGCAACACGCCGCACTATCCCACGCTGCATGGCGGCGCGGTGCCCTTGGACTGGTTCGCCGGTTTGTTGAAGGGGTTGGACGAGCGCGGCGTGACCCGCGTGGCGCGCGCCGTGGTCTGCGGGTATCTGGGGCAGCCGGGGCAGGCGGACCTGCTGGCAAGCTGGCTGCCGGCCTTGCGCGCCGCGCGGCCTGACGTGCGCGTGCATATCGACCCCGTGATGGGCGACCGCAACGACGGCTTGTATGTGGACGCGGGCCTGGTCGCGCAATACCGCAGCTTGCTGGTGCCGCTGGCCGACGGCATGACGCCAAACCACTTTGAACTTGAAATGCTGGTGGGCCGGCCATTGGCGACGATGGACGAGGTGGCGGCGGCGGCGCGTGAACTGATCGCGCTGGGGCCGCAATGGATTGTGGTGACCAGCGCCGCGCCGATGGCAGCGGAACCGGGCGCCTTGCAGTTGGCGGTGGTCACGCGCGACACGCTCAACGTTGTGACGCATCCGGAAATCGCCATCCCGCCGTCGGTGCATGGCACCGGCGACGTGTTCATGGCCAGCCTGACGGCCAGGCTGTTGACCGGGCAGGACCTGCTTGAGGCTGCGCGCGAGGCGGCGGCGCAAGTCACGGCCACCTTGCAGCGCACGCGCGAGCTGGGCTGGGAAGAGCTGGCGGTGGAAGGCTAG